A single window of Modestobacter italicus DNA harbors:
- the sepH gene encoding septation protein SepH: protein MRSLRLVALSEDGTHLVLAAEGPDPSDDVEHLELAVDEHLRSLLADRPTPSPAPEPAPQPAPAQPANDLPPRVIQARIRAGESPEQVAHASGTRVERIMRFAYPVLQERTRVAEQARDARVRLSEGTPSVPLEQFMSERLRLLGADLDAVRWDAHRSEDGTWQVRAAWRAGHKSGTTRWSYDIPAKTVTPVDATTMDFAEGTRLVRVVPDVPVGLPAAPISRRGTAVATDDEPGHDDSLDDHLDDRVRNVVPVDGNPVDVLLSGDDGPYGEARSAHGGHPALSPYDDTDTQDTVVLGSLADGETDDPRARIPAWEDIVFGVRRHR, encoded by the coding sequence ATGCGCTCCTTGCGCCTCGTGGCGCTCTCCGAGGACGGCACGCACCTCGTGCTCGCCGCGGAGGGGCCCGACCCGTCCGACGACGTCGAGCACCTCGAGCTGGCGGTCGACGAGCACCTGAGGTCCCTCCTCGCCGACCGGCCGACCCCGTCGCCCGCGCCGGAACCGGCACCGCAGCCCGCCCCCGCCCAGCCGGCCAACGACCTGCCGCCCCGGGTGATCCAGGCGCGCATCCGCGCCGGGGAGAGCCCCGAGCAGGTCGCGCACGCCTCGGGCACCCGGGTCGAGCGGATCATGCGGTTCGCCTACCCCGTGCTGCAGGAGCGCACCCGGGTGGCCGAGCAGGCCCGCGACGCCCGGGTCCGGTTGTCGGAGGGCACGCCCAGCGTGCCGCTGGAGCAGTTCATGTCCGAGCGGCTGCGGCTGCTCGGCGCGGACCTGGACGCCGTCCGGTGGGACGCGCACCGGTCCGAGGACGGCACCTGGCAGGTCCGCGCCGCCTGGCGAGCCGGCCACAAGTCCGGCACCACCCGCTGGAGCTACGACATCCCGGCCAAGACGGTGACCCCGGTCGACGCCACGACCATGGACTTCGCCGAGGGCACCCGGCTGGTCCGGGTCGTCCCCGACGTCCCGGTCGGCCTGCCGGCCGCGCCGATCTCGCGCCGGGGCACCGCGGTGGCGACCGACGACGAGCCCGGCCACGACGACTCCCTCGACGACCACCTCGACGACCGGGTGCGCAACGTCGTCCCGGTCGACGGCAACCCGGTCGACGTGCTCCTCTCCGGCGACGACGGCCCGTACGGCGAGGCCCGGTCGGCGCACGGCGGGCACCCCGCGCTCAGCCCGTACGACGACACCGACACCCAGGACACCGTCGTCCTCGGCTCGCTGGCCGACGGCGAGACCGACGACCCCCGCGCCCGGATCCCGGCGTGGGAGGACATCGTCTTCGGCGTCCGCCGGCACCGTTGA
- a CDS encoding N-acetylglutaminylglutamine amidotransferase, with product MCGISGEVRFDGGTADMAAVSAMCDQLQRRGPDGSGGWQSGPVALGHRRLKIIDLTDAGAQPMVDPELGLTMVFNGIVYNYKELRAELQQAGYRFFSTSDTEVVLKAYHRWGAACVERFLGMFAFVVVERETGRVVMARDRLGIKPLYLSRGPGRVRFASSLPALVRAGGVDTAIDPVALHHYMSFHAVVPAPRTILAGVRKLPPATVRTYEPDGREQDWEYWRPVHERRADLADLHPVEWQERVLEQLRVAVRRRMVSDVPVGVLLSGGLDSSLIVGLLAEEGQHGLATFSIGFEAVGERSGDEFAYSDVIAETFATDHHRLMVPSADVHAGLDGAIGAMSEPQTSHDAVAFYLLSQQVSQHVKVVQSGQGADEVMAGYDWYPPLDGVPVADAVDAYARVFVDRSHSEMARVLSERWMTGEDVSRAFVAEHFARPGADTTLDRALRLDSTIMLVDDPVKRVDNMTMAWGLEARVPFLDHEFVELAAAVPPELKLLHGGKGVLKDAARKVIPADVIDRPKGYFPVPAIIDLQGEYLETVRAALHAPEARDRGLFRTGYVDRLLAEPNSHRTTLGSNQLWQVGLLELWLQRHGIR from the coding sequence ATGTGCGGCATCTCGGGTGAGGTCCGGTTCGACGGCGGGACCGCCGACATGGCGGCGGTCAGCGCCATGTGCGACCAGCTGCAGCGCCGGGGGCCCGACGGCTCCGGCGGCTGGCAGTCCGGGCCGGTGGCGCTCGGCCACCGCCGGCTGAAGATCATCGACCTGACCGACGCCGGCGCCCAGCCGATGGTCGATCCCGAGCTCGGTCTCACCATGGTCTTCAACGGGATCGTCTACAACTACAAGGAGCTGCGCGCCGAGCTGCAGCAGGCCGGCTACCGCTTCTTCTCCACCTCCGACACCGAGGTGGTGCTCAAGGCCTACCACCGCTGGGGCGCGGCGTGCGTCGAGCGCTTCCTCGGGATGTTCGCGTTCGTGGTGGTCGAGCGGGAGACCGGCCGGGTCGTCATGGCCCGCGACCGGCTGGGCATCAAGCCGCTCTACCTCAGCCGCGGCCCCGGCCGGGTGCGCTTCGCCTCCTCGCTGCCGGCGCTGGTGCGGGCCGGTGGCGTGGACACCGCCATCGACCCGGTCGCGCTGCACCACTACATGTCCTTCCACGCCGTGGTGCCCGCGCCCCGGACGATCCTGGCCGGGGTCCGCAAGCTGCCGCCGGCCACGGTGCGCACGTACGAGCCCGACGGGCGCGAGCAGGACTGGGAGTACTGGCGTCCGGTGCACGAGCGGCGGGCCGACCTCGCCGACCTGCACCCGGTCGAGTGGCAGGAGCGGGTGCTGGAGCAGCTCCGCGTCGCGGTGCGCCGGCGGATGGTCTCCGACGTCCCGGTCGGGGTGCTGCTCTCCGGCGGCCTGGACTCCAGCCTCATCGTCGGCCTGCTCGCCGAGGAGGGGCAGCACGGCCTGGCCACCTTCTCCATCGGCTTCGAGGCGGTGGGCGAGCGGTCCGGTGACGAGTTCGCCTACTCCGACGTCATCGCCGAGACGTTCGCGACCGACCACCACCGGCTGATGGTGCCCAGCGCCGACGTGCACGCGGGGCTCGACGGCGCGATCGGCGCGATGAGCGAGCCGCAGACCAGCCACGACGCCGTCGCGTTCTACCTGCTCTCCCAGCAGGTGAGCCAGCACGTGAAGGTGGTGCAGAGCGGGCAGGGCGCCGACGAGGTCATGGCCGGGTACGACTGGTACCCGCCGCTGGACGGCGTCCCGGTCGCCGACGCCGTCGACGCCTACGCGCGCGTCTTCGTCGACCGCTCGCACAGCGAGATGGCCAGGGTGCTGTCCGAGCGGTGGATGACCGGCGAGGACGTGTCCCGCGCCTTCGTCGCCGAGCACTTCGCCCGCCCGGGCGCGGACACGACGCTGGACCGGGCGCTCCGGCTGGACTCGACGATCATGCTGGTCGACGACCCGGTCAAACGGGTGGACAACATGACGATGGCCTGGGGCCTGGAGGCCCGCGTGCCGTTCCTGGACCACGAGTTCGTGGAGCTGGCCGCCGCCGTCCCGCCGGAGCTGAAGCTGCTGCACGGTGGCAAGGGGGTGCTCAAGGACGCCGCCCGGAAGGTCATCCCGGCCGACGTGATCGACCGGCCGAAGGGGTACTTCCCGGTACCCGCCATCATCGACCTGCAGGGGGAGTACCTGGAGACGGTGCGCGCGGCGCTGCACGCACCGGAGGCCCGCGACCGCGGCCTGTTCCGCACCGGGTACGTCGACCGGCTGCTGGCCGAACCGAACAGCCACCGCACCACGCTGGGGTCCAACCAGCTCTGGCAGGTCGGCCTGCTGGAGCTCTGGCTCCAGCGGCACGGCATCCGCTGA
- a CDS encoding S9 family peptidase, translating into MTDALRTAGLSTQARLAIAEVAGASGAWCPTLAPTGDRVAYVSDRSGLPRLEVTTLDQQTPPAVLSGADEEVVSVAWSPDGEWLAYLVSPGGSICAQLWAVRPDGTERHLVAGEDPRSTVFAGGWTAASGHYVCSIAPGDGPDADVVLVDVVSGARRTLAGGGFLSVTAVAADERTVLARRGPRGHRHVVLVDVASGVQRRVIPLGDPGGRASEDGRFAPDGRAVYLRAGLPGLAGVPRSDRTALVRVPLDEDRVPGRGEVLVSRPDADLDAYAVRADGTVVCVWNADGCTELDVRDLADGTVRHTVALPEPVMPGWSLSPDGRTLLAELTGPLSPRSLWRVALDGAEAPVPLPSTPRRPDAHLLVAPEHLRYAAADGTELDGWLYTPPGVHGPNRTVVSFHGGPEGQERPVFSPVAQALVAAGLTVFAPNVRGSGGHGAAFMAADDLAAREASFDDVVATVQHLVAAGVALPGQVGAHGWSYGGYLTLVALTRWPDLFAAGATLAGMSDLRTFFAGTEPWMAAASVTEYGDPVTDREMLATLSPMTALDRLTAPVLLAHGDRDTNVPVLESVQAHQQLTALGAPAELLLLRGEGHTIVGRENLVHLSERVTEWFDRWL; encoded by the coding sequence ATGACCGACGCGTTGCGCACCGCCGGGCTGTCCACCCAGGCCCGCCTCGCCATCGCCGAGGTCGCCGGTGCCTCCGGCGCCTGGTGCCCCACGCTCGCGCCCACCGGCGACCGGGTCGCCTACGTGAGCGACCGGTCCGGGCTGCCGCGCCTGGAGGTCACCACCCTGGACCAGCAGACGCCGCCGGCCGTGCTGTCCGGCGCGGACGAGGAGGTCGTCTCGGTCGCCTGGTCGCCGGACGGCGAGTGGCTGGCCTACCTGGTGAGCCCGGGTGGGTCGATCTGCGCCCAGCTGTGGGCCGTGCGCCCCGACGGCACCGAGCGGCACCTGGTCGCGGGGGAGGACCCGCGGTCGACCGTGTTCGCCGGGGGCTGGACCGCCGCGAGCGGCCACTACGTCTGCTCGATCGCCCCCGGTGACGGCCCGGACGCCGACGTCGTCCTGGTCGACGTGGTCAGCGGCGCCCGCCGCACCCTGGCCGGCGGCGGGTTCCTCTCGGTCACCGCGGTCGCCGCCGACGAGCGCACCGTCCTCGCCCGCCGCGGACCGCGCGGGCACCGGCACGTCGTGCTGGTCGACGTGGCCTCCGGCGTCCAGCGCCGGGTGATCCCGCTCGGCGACCCCGGTGGCCGGGCGTCGGAGGACGGCCGGTTCGCCCCCGACGGCCGCGCGGTCTACCTGCGGGCCGGGCTGCCGGGGCTGGCCGGTGTCCCGCGCAGCGACCGGACGGCGCTGGTCCGCGTCCCGCTGGACGAGGACCGGGTGCCCGGCCGCGGAGAGGTGCTGGTGTCCCGCCCGGACGCCGACCTGGACGCCTACGCCGTCCGCGCCGACGGCACCGTCGTCTGCGTCTGGAACGCCGACGGGTGCACCGAGCTCGACGTCCGCGACCTGGCCGACGGCACCGTGCGGCACACGGTCGCGCTGCCCGAGCCGGTGATGCCCGGGTGGTCGCTGTCGCCGGACGGCCGCACGCTGCTCGCCGAGCTCACCGGACCGCTGTCCCCGCGGTCGCTGTGGCGGGTGGCCCTCGACGGCGCGGAGGCGCCGGTGCCGCTGCCCTCGACCCCGCGGCGGCCCGACGCGCACCTGCTGGTCGCCCCGGAGCACCTGCGGTACGCCGCGGCCGACGGCACCGAGCTCGACGGCTGGCTCTACACGCCGCCGGGGGTGCACGGGCCCAACCGCACGGTGGTCAGCTTCCACGGCGGGCCGGAGGGCCAGGAGCGGCCGGTCTTCTCCCCGGTCGCGCAGGCGCTGGTCGCCGCCGGGCTGACCGTGTTCGCGCCGAACGTGCGCGGCTCGGGCGGGCACGGCGCGGCGTTCATGGCCGCCGACGACCTGGCCGCCCGGGAGGCCTCCTTCGACGACGTGGTCGCCACCGTGCAGCACCTGGTCGCCGCGGGCGTCGCGCTGCCCGGTCAGGTCGGCGCGCACGGCTGGTCCTACGGCGGCTACCTGACGCTGGTGGCGCTGACCCGCTGGCCCGACCTGTTCGCCGCGGGCGCCACGCTCGCCGGGATGAGCGACCTGCGGACCTTCTTCGCCGGCACCGAGCCGTGGATGGCGGCCGCGTCGGTGACCGAGTACGGCGACCCGGTGACCGACCGGGAGATGCTGGCCACGCTGTCGCCGATGACCGCGCTCGACCGGCTGACCGCCCCGGTGCTGCTCGCCCACGGCGACCGGGACACCAACGTCCCGGTGCTCGAGTCCGTCCAGGCGCACCAGCAGCTCACCGCGCTGGGCGCACCGGCCGAGCTGCTGCTGCTCCGCGGCGAGGGACACACGATCGTGGGACGGGAGAACCTCGTGCACCTGTCCGAGCGCGTGACCGAGTGGTTCGATCGATGGCTGTGA
- a CDS encoding circularly permuted type 2 ATP-grasp protein produces MTSSPGVFARYPASVGDEAVTADGAVRPGYEPVARVLDQLGGVGLAAVVGAVAQERRMRGVVFGSYVDGRLQERPFPLCPVPRVLSAADWAHLSAGVEQRTRALNAFLADVYRPTGRRRTDEEKQPEVVRAGVVPEWLVSASPGHRPDAVGAAVPGQQRITVAGMDLLLGPDGWVVLEDNLRVPSGIGYALTNRDSGCAALPQLYAGAEAAGLVDPAESVAMLRAALADAAPAGCTGVPRLGLLTDGPHNSAWFEHRLLAEAMGIPIVTPDVLWPTTSGGVAVQRDGERQPVDVLYRRFDEADLSAHLTPSGASVGALLAGAVRAGQLAVANAPGNGVADDKATYRYVDAMIRFYLAEEPVLACVPTWLLADAADLAEVRDRLHELVVKPVDGYGGQGVVFGPLCSAAELAELQAQVLAAPHRFVAQQPVDFSTVPTVVDGLVVPRHADLRVFAVAGSSTRALPAALTRVALTEGSLLVNSSQGGGSKDTWVLPPA; encoded by the coding sequence ATGACCAGCAGCCCCGGCGTCTTCGCCCGCTACCCCGCCTCGGTCGGCGACGAGGCCGTGACCGCGGACGGCGCGGTGCGGCCGGGTTACGAGCCGGTGGCCCGGGTCCTCGACCAGCTCGGCGGGGTCGGTCTGGCCGCCGTGGTCGGCGCGGTCGCCCAGGAGCGGCGGATGCGCGGCGTTGTCTTCGGCAGCTACGTCGACGGCCGGCTGCAGGAGCGCCCGTTCCCGCTCTGCCCGGTGCCGCGGGTGCTGTCCGCGGCCGACTGGGCGCACCTGTCCGCCGGGGTCGAGCAGCGCACCCGCGCGCTGAACGCCTTCCTGGCCGACGTCTACCGCCCGACCGGCCGGCGGCGCACCGACGAGGAGAAGCAGCCGGAGGTGGTGCGGGCGGGCGTCGTCCCGGAGTGGCTGGTCTCGGCCAGCCCCGGCCACCGGCCGGACGCCGTCGGCGCAGCCGTCCCCGGGCAGCAGCGGATCACCGTCGCCGGGATGGACCTGCTGCTGGGGCCGGACGGCTGGGTGGTGCTCGAGGACAACCTGCGGGTGCCCTCGGGCATCGGCTACGCGCTCACCAACCGGGACAGCGGCTGCGCCGCGCTGCCGCAGCTCTACGCCGGGGCCGAGGCGGCGGGCCTGGTCGACCCGGCCGAGTCGGTGGCGATGCTGCGCGCCGCGCTGGCCGACGCCGCCCCCGCCGGGTGCACCGGCGTGCCGCGGCTGGGCCTGCTCACCGACGGCCCGCACAACTCCGCCTGGTTCGAGCACCGGCTGCTCGCCGAGGCGATGGGCATCCCGATCGTCACCCCCGACGTCCTCTGGCCGACGACGTCCGGCGGGGTGGCGGTGCAGCGGGACGGCGAGCGCCAGCCGGTCGACGTCCTGTACCGGCGCTTCGACGAGGCCGACCTGTCCGCCCACCTCACCCCCAGCGGCGCGTCGGTCGGTGCGCTGCTGGCCGGTGCGGTGCGCGCGGGGCAGCTGGCGGTGGCCAACGCGCCGGGCAACGGCGTCGCCGACGACAAGGCCACCTACCGGTACGTCGACGCGATGATCCGCTTCTACCTGGCCGAGGAGCCGGTGCTGGCCTGCGTGCCGACCTGGCTGCTGGCCGACGCCGCCGACCTCGCCGAGGTGCGCGACCGGCTGCACGAGCTCGTGGTCAAGCCGGTCGACGGGTACGGCGGGCAGGGCGTCGTCTTCGGCCCGCTGTGCTCGGCCGCGGAGCTCGCCGAGCTGCAGGCGCAGGTGCTCGCCGCCCCGCACCGGTTCGTCGCCCAGCAGCCGGTCGACTTCTCCACGGTGCCGACCGTCGTCGACGGCCTGGTCGTGCCGCGGCACGCCGACCTGCGGGTGTTCGCCGTCGCCGGCAGCAGCACCCGGGCGCTGCCCGCCGCGCTGACCCGGGTCGCGCTCACCGAGGGCTCGCTGCTGGTCAACTCCAGCCAGGGCGGCGGCAGCAAGGACACCTGGGTCCTGCCCCCTGCTTAG
- the galE gene encoding UDP-glucose 4-epimerase GalE, which yields MSWLVTGGAGYIGAHVVHAMTAAGEQVVVLDDLSTGDAGRLAELPGVPLVVGSVRDRGLVRRVLREHAVQGVVHVAGKKQVAESVADPLTYYAENVEGLVALLESCRAKGVARFVFSSSAAVYGTPDADPVAEDAPCRPLSPYGQTKLVGEWLLRDCAAAWGLAATSLRYFNVAGAATPRLGDSGAANLVPLVFAALDAGSAPLVFGDDHGTPDGTGVRDYVHVADVAEAHLAAVRALTAGSPGGTYNVGRGQGASVLDVLRVVGEVTGADTTPEVVGRRPGDPASVVAAVGRIERELGFRARYDLHDMVTSAWTAWRRLQPL from the coding sequence ATGAGCTGGCTGGTGACCGGCGGTGCCGGCTACATCGGCGCCCACGTCGTGCACGCCATGACCGCGGCCGGTGAGCAGGTGGTGGTGCTCGACGACCTCTCCACCGGCGACGCCGGCCGGCTGGCGGAGCTGCCCGGCGTGCCGCTGGTGGTCGGCTCGGTCCGGGACCGCGGGCTGGTCCGCCGGGTGCTGCGCGAGCACGCGGTGCAGGGCGTGGTGCACGTGGCCGGCAAGAAGCAGGTGGCCGAGTCGGTCGCCGACCCGCTGACCTACTACGCGGAGAACGTCGAGGGGCTGGTCGCGCTGCTGGAGAGCTGCCGGGCCAAGGGGGTCGCCCGGTTCGTGTTCTCCAGCAGCGCCGCCGTCTACGGCACCCCGGACGCCGACCCGGTGGCCGAGGACGCGCCGTGCCGGCCGCTGTCGCCCTACGGGCAGACCAAGCTGGTCGGTGAGTGGCTGCTCCGCGACTGCGCCGCCGCCTGGGGGCTGGCCGCCACCTCGCTGCGCTACTTCAACGTCGCCGGCGCGGCGACGCCCCGGCTGGGCGACTCCGGTGCGGCCAACCTGGTGCCGCTGGTCTTCGCCGCGCTGGACGCCGGCTCGGCACCGCTCGTGTTCGGCGACGACCACGGCACCCCCGACGGCACGGGTGTCCGGGACTACGTGCACGTCGCGGACGTCGCCGAGGCCCACCTCGCCGCGGTGCGCGCGCTGACGGCCGGCTCGCCGGGGGGCACCTACAACGTGGGCCGCGGGCAGGGCGCCAGCGTGCTCGACGTCCTCCGGGTGGTCGGCGAGGTGACCGGCGCGGACACCACGCCCGAGGTGGTCGGCCGCCGGCCCGGTGACCCGGCGAGCGTGGTGGCCGCGGTCGGCCGGATCGAGCGCGAGCTCGGCTTCCGGGCGCGGTACGACCTGCACGACATGGTCACCAGCGCCTGGACCGCCTGGCGCCGCCTCCAACCCCTCTGA
- a CDS encoding PIG-L deacetylase family protein yields the protein MRVLAVSPHLDDAAFSAGATLAALADAGHEVTVVTCFTRSVPDPTGFALACQLDKGLPADVDYLALRRAENAAAMAVLGATPVDLDLPEAPHRGYTSAPDLFAGVHPGDDVWREVADLLAGQTADLWLAPQGLGAHVDHLQVLRAVASLDLPVLWWRDSPYVLRRPDAVPGEALPGGLSTVELPQLLDRRADACACYTTQLGFQFGGEAGMRAALADLPEVLLAGSAARDVLAVRA from the coding sequence ATGCGGGTGCTCGCGGTCAGCCCGCACCTGGACGACGCGGCCTTCTCCGCCGGGGCGACCCTGGCGGCGCTGGCCGACGCCGGGCACGAGGTCACCGTGGTCACCTGCTTCACCCGCAGCGTGCCCGACCCCACCGGCTTCGCGCTGGCCTGCCAGCTGGACAAGGGGCTGCCCGCCGACGTCGACTACCTGGCGCTGCGCCGCGCGGAGAACGCGGCCGCGATGGCGGTGCTCGGCGCCACCCCGGTCGACCTCGACCTGCCCGAGGCGCCGCACCGGGGCTACACCAGCGCCCCCGACCTGTTCGCCGGCGTGCACCCGGGCGACGACGTCTGGCGCGAGGTGGCCGACCTGCTCGCCGGGCAGACCGCGGACCTGTGGCTGGCCCCGCAGGGGCTGGGCGCGCACGTCGACCACCTGCAGGTGCTGCGGGCGGTCGCGTCGCTGGACCTGCCGGTGCTGTGGTGGCGGGACAGCCCCTACGTGCTCCGCCGGCCCGACGCCGTCCCGGGCGAGGCCCTGCCCGGCGGGCTGTCCACCGTCGAGCTCCCGCAGCTGCTGGACCGGCGCGCCGACGCCTGCGCCTGCTACACCACCCAGCTCGGCTTCCAGTTCGGCGGCGAGGCGGGCATGCGCGCGGCGCTGGCCGACCTGCCCGAGGTGCTGCTCGCCGGGTCGGCGGCGCGGGACGTGCTGGCGGTGCGGGCATGA
- a CDS encoding glycosyltransferase family 4 protein, which yields MRICFVSRRYWPAVSGMSVYAENLLRELVALGHDVTLVSQYRDDEAGTRVYGGGPPPADRVPAGVEVHALPSRGETVVPADWEGDIEELVRTVVALHDQRPFDVLHAQYGYPPGLAVLEASRRTGVPNLVSIQGGDGHWVGTCCRTHAEAMRAVLDHAGAVLIGSASFRDEVVGNLGTDPARFTIVPGATDTRRFTPADRPLGSLADPPVLLFHGRVDRRKGVLDLLEALPDGVRLVVSGIGPDLEEARARADDRTTFLGYVPPDEAPAVYRSADVFVSPTYSEGFSNTLLEAMASGLPTVSTVSVGVVDCLRHEENGLLHEPGDVAGLRKELDRLLSDAELRQRLATTALEEVRRLYSWPVLAGAIDGVCTRLAGTLPDLGWTPPTTVDPSCRFRAAAHLL from the coding sequence ATGAGGATCTGCTTCGTCAGCCGGCGCTACTGGCCGGCGGTGAGCGGCATGAGCGTCTACGCGGAGAACCTGCTGCGCGAGCTGGTCGCGCTCGGGCACGACGTGACGCTGGTCAGCCAGTACCGGGACGACGAGGCCGGCACCCGGGTCTACGGGGGCGGCCCGCCGCCGGCCGACCGGGTGCCCGCCGGGGTCGAGGTGCACGCGCTGCCCAGCCGCGGCGAGACCGTCGTCCCCGCCGACTGGGAGGGCGACATCGAGGAGCTCGTCCGCACCGTCGTCGCCCTGCACGACCAGCGGCCCTTCGACGTGCTGCACGCCCAGTACGGCTACCCGCCGGGGCTGGCGGTGCTGGAGGCCTCGCGGCGCACGGGCGTGCCGAACCTGGTCAGCATCCAGGGCGGCGACGGGCACTGGGTGGGCACCTGCTGCCGCACCCACGCCGAGGCGATGCGGGCGGTGCTGGACCACGCCGGCGCGGTGCTGATCGGCAGCGCCAGCTTCCGCGACGAGGTGGTCGGCAACCTGGGCACCGACCCGGCGCGCTTCACGATCGTCCCCGGCGCCACCGACACCCGCCGGTTCACGCCGGCCGACCGGCCGCTGGGCAGCCTGGCCGACCCGCCGGTGCTGCTGTTCCACGGCCGGGTCGACCGCCGCAAGGGGGTGCTCGACCTGCTCGAGGCGCTGCCCGACGGCGTCCGGCTGGTGGTGTCGGGCATCGGCCCGGACCTGGAGGAGGCGCGCGCCCGGGCCGACGACCGGACCACCTTCCTCGGCTACGTGCCCCCGGACGAGGCACCCGCGGTGTACCGCTCGGCCGACGTGTTCGTCAGCCCGACCTACAGCGAGGGGTTCAGCAACACGCTGCTGGAGGCGATGGCCAGCGGCCTGCCCACGGTCAGCACCGTCAGCGTCGGCGTCGTCGACTGCCTGCGGCACGAGGAGAACGGGCTGCTGCACGAACCCGGCGACGTGGCGGGGTTGCGCAAGGAGCTCGACCGGCTGCTGTCCGACGCCGAGCTGCGGCAGCGGCTGGCCACGACCGCCCTGGAGGAGGTCCGCCGGCTCTACTCCTGGCCGGTGCTGGCCGGCGCGATCGACGGGGTCTGCACCCGGCTCGCCGGCACCCTGCCGGACCTGGGCTGGACGCCGCCCACGACCGTCGACCCGAGCTGCCGGTTCCGGGCCGCAGCGCACCTGCTCTGA